Proteins from a single region of Streptomyces sp. TN58:
- a CDS encoding helix-turn-helix transcriptional regulator yields MEDIDVIAVLQDPVRRRLYEYVAAQGREVGRNEAAEAAGVARTLAAHHLDRLAEAGLLESGSRRLTGRSGPGAGRPAKVYTRARVERSVSLPARDYRTAAELLAEAAEEAGLDAGLYAAARRRGESLRGTPEPCGGLEEAMAVLASRGYEPHLEGGGDGAPGEGRGGGGDGGGGGERVVRMRNCPFHAVAERFPPLVCGMNLALLEGLLGVDGPVRARMDARPGECCVVVEASKNNVH; encoded by the coding sequence GTGGAAGACATCGACGTGATCGCGGTGCTGCAGGACCCGGTGCGCCGCCGGCTGTACGAGTACGTGGCCGCTCAGGGGCGCGAAGTCGGGCGCAACGAGGCGGCCGAGGCTGCCGGGGTGGCGCGGACGCTTGCCGCGCACCATCTGGACCGGCTCGCCGAGGCGGGACTGCTGGAGAGCGGCAGCCGCCGTCTGACGGGACGCTCGGGTCCGGGGGCCGGCCGCCCGGCCAAGGTCTACACGCGGGCGCGCGTCGAGCGGTCGGTCTCGCTGCCCGCCCGCGACTACCGCACCGCCGCCGAGCTGCTCGCCGAGGCCGCCGAGGAGGCGGGGCTGGACGCCGGCCTCTACGCGGCCGCGCGCCGCCGGGGTGAGTCCCTGCGCGGGACTCCGGAGCCCTGCGGCGGCCTTGAGGAGGCCATGGCGGTACTCGCTTCCCGAGGCTACGAACCGCACCTGGAGGGCGGCGGGGACGGCGCACCCGGGGAAGGGCGCGGGGGTGGCGGGGATGGCGGGGGTGGCGGGGAGCGCGTCGTGCGAATGCGCAACTGTCCCTTCCATGCCGTGGCGGAACGCTTTCCCCCGCTCGTCTGCGGCATGAACCTCGCCCTGTTGGAGGGGCTTCTCGGCGTCGACGGTCCGGTCCGCGCCCGCATGGACGCCCGGCCGGGGGAGTGCTGCGTCGTCGTCGAAGCTTCTAAAAACAATGTGCATTGA
- a CDS encoding NADH:flavin oxidoreductase encodes MSVTTSTASRASEILSRPVTLNGLTVPNRIAMAPMTRMFSPGGVPGEDVQAYYASRAAAGVGLIVTEGTYVGHDSAGQSDRVPRFHGEDQLAGWAKVAAAVHEAGGTIVPQLWHIGMVRKQGEAPYADAPAVGPSGIRVDGTEGTGKAMTRADLDDVIGAFADAAAAAEQIGFDGVELHGAHGYLLDQFLWERTNRRTDAYGGDAVARTRFAAEIVAAVRERVSAGFPVIFRYSQWKQEAYDARLAQTPQELEAILAPLAAAGVDAFHASTRRYWIPEFEGSDLNLAGWTKKLTGRPTITVGSVGLDGDFLRAFAGEGAALGDIDNLLDRMERDEFDMVAVGRALLQDPQWAAKVLGNRFDELKPYDAAALRSLSR; translated from the coding sequence ATGTCCGTCACCACGTCCACCGCCTCGCGCGCGTCCGAGATCCTCTCCCGGCCCGTCACGCTGAACGGCCTGACCGTCCCCAACCGCATCGCGATGGCTCCGATGACGCGGATGTTCTCCCCCGGCGGCGTGCCCGGCGAGGACGTGCAGGCGTACTACGCCAGCCGGGCCGCAGCGGGTGTGGGCCTGATCGTCACCGAGGGCACCTACGTCGGCCACGACTCCGCCGGGCAGAGCGACCGGGTGCCGCGGTTCCACGGCGAGGACCAGCTGGCGGGCTGGGCGAAGGTCGCCGCGGCCGTGCACGAGGCCGGCGGAACGATCGTTCCGCAGCTGTGGCACATCGGCATGGTGCGCAAGCAGGGCGAGGCCCCCTACGCCGACGCGCCCGCCGTCGGCCCCTCCGGCATCCGCGTCGACGGCACCGAGGGGACCGGCAAGGCCATGACCCGCGCCGACCTCGACGACGTCATCGGCGCGTTCGCCGACGCCGCGGCGGCCGCCGAGCAGATCGGCTTCGACGGCGTCGAGCTGCACGGCGCCCACGGCTACCTGCTCGACCAGTTCCTGTGGGAGCGGACCAACCGCCGCACCGACGCGTACGGCGGCGACGCGGTGGCCCGCACCAGGTTCGCCGCGGAGATCGTGGCGGCGGTGCGCGAGCGCGTCTCGGCCGGCTTCCCGGTGATCTTCCGCTACTCGCAGTGGAAGCAGGAGGCCTACGACGCCCGGCTGGCGCAGACCCCGCAGGAGCTGGAGGCCATCCTGGCCCCGCTGGCGGCGGCGGGCGTCGACGCGTTCCACGCCTCCACCCGGCGCTACTGGATCCCGGAGTTCGAGGGCTCGGACCTGAACCTGGCGGGCTGGACCAAGAAGCTCACCGGTCGGCCGACCATCACGGTCGGCTCGGTCGGCCTGGACGGCGACTTCCTCCGCGCCTTCGCCGGCGAGGGTGCGGCGCTCGGCGACATCGACAACCTCCTGGACCGCATGGAGCGAGACGAGTTCGACATGGTCGCCGTCGGCCGGGCGCTGCTCCAGGACCCCCAGTGGGCGGCGAAGGTCCTCGGCAACCGCTTCGACGAGCTGAAGCCGTACGACGCGGCGGCCCTCCGCTCGCTCAGCCGCTGA
- a CDS encoding DedA family protein, whose translation MDKLALTAGALYVIVLLRAGGTFAVGWLAGAGARRSRLAGRISTPRFQRAERAIQRWGAPVVAVSFLTVGFQTAANFLAGSMRMPLPRYLPALFVGGAAWALIYATAGLGVLEVLGRLFAQRPALGAFAVATLLLAACGVVVYRRRRAAPSCGDTAADES comes from the coding sequence GTGGATAAGCTCGCGCTCACGGCCGGAGCCCTGTACGTCATCGTGCTGCTTCGCGCCGGAGGGACGTTCGCCGTCGGATGGCTGGCCGGCGCGGGAGCCCGGCGCAGCCGGCTCGCCGGGCGCATCTCCACGCCGAGGTTCCAGCGCGCCGAGCGGGCGATCCAGCGGTGGGGCGCGCCGGTCGTGGCCGTCTCGTTCCTGACCGTGGGCTTCCAGACCGCCGCCAACTTCCTCGCGGGCAGCATGCGCATGCCCCTGCCGCGCTACCTCCCCGCCCTGTTCGTGGGCGGTGCCGCCTGGGCGCTGATCTACGCGACGGCGGGGCTCGGCGTGCTGGAAGTGCTGGGGCGGCTCTTCGCCCAGCGGCCGGCGCTCGGGGCGTTCGCCGTGGCCACCCTGCTCCTCGCGGCCTGCGGGGTGGTGGTGTACCGCAGAAGAAGGGCGGCCCCGTCCTGCGGTGACACCGCGGCCGACGAATCGTAG
- a CDS encoding VOC family protein, which yields MNTPEIRLLSVDFDCLDPADLARFYGEALDLPVLYRSDDYVLLGRAGAPGVGFIRQEGFQPPAWPDPTHSKQAHLELGVQDLDAAQERMLALGAVLPSFQPQPDVWRVLLDPAGHPFCIATHGI from the coding sequence ATGAACACCCCAGAGATCCGTCTGCTTTCCGTTGACTTCGACTGCCTCGACCCGGCCGACTTGGCCCGCTTCTACGGCGAAGCCCTGGACCTGCCCGTGCTGTACCGCAGCGACGACTATGTCCTGCTGGGGCGGGCCGGCGCCCCCGGAGTGGGCTTCATCCGCCAAGAAGGCTTCCAACCCCCGGCCTGGCCCGACCCCACCCACAGCAAGCAGGCCCACCTCGAACTGGGCGTCCAAGACCTGGACGCCGCGCAGGAGAGGATGCTCGCCCTCGGCGCCGTCCTGCCCTCCTTCCAACCTCAGCCCGATGTGTGGCGAGTGCTCCTGGATCCGGCGGGCCACCCCTTCTGCATCGCGACACACGGGATCTGA
- a CDS encoding peptidoglycan recognition family protein, with translation MTLRAPHDQPAPAAGRYSRRSVLTGAFAVATAAALPVAAAGRAYAAAGPDIIACATWGARAASEPVVVLANRPERIVVHHTATANVTDYSRQRAVALARAIQTYHMDAHGWIDTGQHFTVSRGAFVLEGRHNSLAELRNGTRQVRAAHCVGQNTVSIGIENEGTYTSQAPPAAQYAALADLCAHVCDQYGLPASEIYGHRDFNATSCPGDRLYALLPNLRKDVATRLGTTLSDPEQDAEQGQERDPVWDLVRQATGRPAATIGEYLPAGLLP, from the coding sequence ATGACCCTCCGCGCACCGCACGACCAGCCGGCACCCGCTGCGGGCCGCTACTCCCGCCGGTCCGTCCTCACGGGCGCGTTCGCCGTGGCCACCGCGGCGGCGCTGCCCGTCGCCGCGGCCGGGCGCGCGTACGCGGCCGCCGGCCCGGACATCATCGCCTGCGCCACCTGGGGTGCGCGGGCCGCGTCCGAACCCGTCGTCGTCCTCGCCAACCGCCCCGAGCGGATCGTCGTCCACCACACGGCGACGGCGAACGTGACGGACTACTCCAGGCAGCGCGCCGTCGCGCTGGCCCGGGCGATCCAGACCTACCACATGGACGCGCACGGGTGGATCGACACCGGCCAGCACTTCACCGTCAGCCGGGGGGCCTTCGTGCTGGAGGGCCGCCACAACAGCCTCGCGGAGCTGCGCAACGGCACACGCCAGGTGCGCGCGGCGCACTGCGTCGGGCAGAACACGGTGTCGATCGGCATCGAGAACGAGGGCACCTATACCTCGCAGGCGCCGCCCGCCGCGCAGTACGCGGCGCTGGCGGACCTGTGTGCGCACGTCTGCGACCAGTACGGTCTGCCCGCGTCGGAAATCTACGGGCACCGCGACTTCAACGCCACGTCCTGCCCGGGCGATCGCCTGTACGCCCTGCTGCCGAACCTGCGCAAGGACGTCGCCACCCGCCTCGGCACGACCCTGTCCGACCCGGAGCAGGATGCGGAGCAGGGCCAGGAGCGGGACCCGGTCTGGGATCTGGTACGCCAGGCCACGGGCCGGCCGGCGGCGACGATCGGGGAGTACCTGCCGGCGGGCCTCCTGCCCTGA
- a CDS encoding protealysin inhibitor emfourin, protein MLITVTRSGGFAGQEKLGALDTSGRTDAADLEELAKRAVAPVADGYHYRITVDDEVLDLQDPCLSDAQRTLIRTVLGVGA, encoded by the coding sequence ATGCTGATAACGGTCACCCGCTCCGGAGGCTTCGCCGGCCAGGAGAAGCTCGGCGCACTCGACACCTCCGGCCGCACGGACGCCGCGGACCTGGAAGAGCTCGCCAAGCGGGCCGTCGCGCCCGTCGCGGACGGCTACCACTACCGGATCACCGTCGACGACGAGGTGCTCGACCTCCAGGACCCCTGCCTGTCCGACGCCCAGCGCACACTCATCCGAACCGTCCTCGGAGTGGGCGCCTGA
- a CDS encoding MarR family winged helix-turn-helix transcriptional regulator codes for MGRRKGAGGAVLEKLERELMLLSRHQVLARRERDAERLDRSAYLLLSRIDTQGPMSIGQLAEAFGLDTSTVNRQTAALLRCGLAERVPDPDGGMARKLRITVEGARRLEEDREVNCSCLARVVADWSPEEVRELADALVRLNRSAEALEGRHWPRTEEGDAAPSCRRPAAPQEQTPPAP; via the coding sequence ATGGGGCGCCGGAAAGGAGCGGGAGGCGCAGTGCTGGAAAAACTGGAGCGGGAGCTGATGCTGCTCTCACGGCACCAGGTGCTCGCTCGGCGCGAGCGTGACGCCGAGCGCCTGGACCGCTCCGCGTACCTGCTGCTCAGCCGCATCGACACCCAAGGGCCCATGTCCATCGGGCAGTTGGCGGAGGCCTTCGGCCTGGACACCTCGACCGTGAACCGCCAGACGGCCGCACTGCTGCGCTGCGGACTGGCCGAGCGCGTCCCGGATCCGGACGGCGGCATGGCCCGCAAGCTGCGCATCACCGTCGAAGGCGCGCGCCGGCTCGAAGAGGACCGCGAGGTCAACTGCTCCTGCCTGGCCCGGGTCGTCGCCGACTGGTCGCCCGAGGAGGTACGAGAGCTCGCGGACGCCCTCGTCCGGCTCAACCGCAGCGCCGAGGCCCTAGAAGGGCGGCACTGGCCGCGCACGGAGGAAGGCGACGCCGCGCCCTCCTGCCGCCGCCCGGCTGCCCCGCAGGAACAGACTCCTCCCGCGCCGTAG
- a CDS encoding alpha/beta hydrolase, with product MQPTPTFVLVHGAFANSFSFAPLQAELGLLGHRSVAVDLPGHGFAATYQRAYQAPQDLEGLAVAPGSIQGVTLADNAKHLIGVLERAKQHGPVILVAHSRGGVTATAAANARPDLIDRIVYVAAWAPVDLEVGDYYAEPEMATVDAASLAQALVGNPAELGLLRVNFRSADPAALAAFKAAFLADGTDEEFLTFLNTFQPDENLDVGTSTDRAQAATWGTIPKTFVRLADDASMPLAQQDRLIREGDALTPENPYDVHTLPGSHLKWLVDPAPAAELLGGLAALTAPTASS from the coding sequence ATGCAGCCGACTCCGACGTTCGTGCTGGTACACGGCGCCTTCGCGAACTCCTTCTCCTTCGCCCCGCTCCAGGCCGAACTCGGCCTGCTCGGGCACCGCTCCGTAGCCGTCGACCTGCCCGGCCACGGCTTCGCGGCGACCTACCAGCGCGCCTACCAGGCGCCGCAGGACCTCGAAGGCCTCGCCGTGGCGCCCGGATCGATCCAGGGCGTCACACTCGCCGACAACGCCAAGCACCTGATCGGCGTCCTGGAACGGGCCAAGCAGCACGGGCCGGTGATCCTCGTCGCCCACAGCCGCGGCGGAGTCACGGCCACCGCCGCCGCCAACGCACGGCCGGACCTCATCGACCGCATCGTCTACGTCGCCGCCTGGGCCCCCGTCGACCTGGAGGTCGGCGACTACTACGCCGAACCGGAGATGGCCACGGTCGACGCGGCCTCCCTGGCCCAGGCACTGGTCGGGAACCCCGCGGAACTCGGCCTGCTGCGCGTCAACTTCCGCTCGGCGGACCCCGCGGCCCTCGCCGCGTTCAAGGCCGCGTTCCTCGCCGACGGCACCGACGAGGAGTTCCTGACCTTCCTGAACACCTTCCAGCCCGACGAGAACCTCGACGTCGGCACTTCCACCGACCGGGCGCAGGCTGCGACATGGGGCACGATCCCGAAGACTTTCGTGCGCCTGGCCGACGACGCGAGCATGCCGCTCGCCCAGCAGGACCGGCTGATCCGCGAGGGCGACGCCCTGACGCCGGAGAACCCGTACGACGTCCACACCCTGCCGGGCAGCCACCTGAAATGGCTGGTCGACCCGGCCCCGGCGGCCGAGCTCCTCGGCGGACTCGCCGCGCTCACGGCACCGACCGCCTCTTCCTGA
- a CDS encoding GNAT family N-acetyltransferase: MSTRPAAPLAGYGIRAARPSEAGAVAALLARAFADDPVMAWMIPAADRERRTARYFRLSQRQQRPRHGGVRVAATADGRLLAAALWSGPGCWKTSGVRELAALPFYARAFGLRGMPRAGKVQNAMHEAHPDTPHWYLPSVGTDQGLQGMGVGSALLRQQLARCDRFGQPAYLESSNITNVPFYEGLGFRVTGEIRLPGGGPTLWPMWRDAAHADDRSAG, encoded by the coding sequence ATGAGCACACGACCCGCAGCGCCGTTGGCCGGGTACGGCATCCGGGCCGCCCGGCCCTCCGAGGCCGGAGCGGTCGCCGCGCTCCTGGCCCGCGCCTTCGCCGACGACCCGGTCATGGCGTGGATGATCCCCGCTGCCGACCGGGAGCGCAGGACGGCGCGGTACTTCCGGCTGTCCCAGCGCCAGCAGCGGCCGCGCCATGGCGGAGTCCGCGTCGCCGCGACGGCCGACGGGCGGCTGCTGGCCGCCGCTCTGTGGTCGGGCCCCGGGTGCTGGAAGACCTCCGGGGTGCGGGAGTTGGCGGCGCTGCCGTTCTACGCGCGCGCCTTCGGGCTGCGCGGGATGCCGCGGGCCGGGAAGGTCCAGAACGCCATGCACGAGGCCCATCCGGACACGCCGCACTGGTACCTGCCGTCGGTGGGGACGGACCAGGGGCTCCAGGGGATGGGCGTGGGGTCGGCGCTGCTGCGCCAGCAGCTGGCCCGGTGCGACCGGTTCGGCCAACCGGCCTACCTGGAGTCCAGCAACATCACCAACGTCCCCTTCTACGAGGGGCTGGGCTTCCGGGTGACCGGTGAGATCCGGCTCCCGGGCGGCGGCCCGACCTTGTGGCCGATGTGGCGCGATGCCGCCCACGCGGACGACCGGAGCGCCGGCTGA
- a CDS encoding DUF3291 domain-containing protein: MTTPARAFHLAQLNVATLLHPIDDPRIAPFVDLLDPVNSAADEAPGFVWRLMGEGEADATALRPAGEDVIVNLSVWETQEALWDFAYRSGHLEVMRRRREWFERHVQAHMVLWWVPAGHLPGVGEALERLDDLRAHGPSPRAFTFASSYTAAEADPHLAAADEVAAL, encoded by the coding sequence ATGACCACACCCGCGCGCGCCTTCCACCTCGCCCAGCTCAACGTCGCCACGCTCCTCCACCCCATCGACGACCCGCGTATCGCGCCCTTCGTCGATCTGCTCGACCCGGTCAACTCCGCCGCCGACGAAGCACCGGGCTTCGTGTGGCGGCTCATGGGAGAAGGCGAAGCCGACGCCACCGCACTGCGCCCGGCGGGCGAGGACGTCATCGTCAACCTGTCGGTGTGGGAGACCCAGGAGGCCCTGTGGGACTTCGCCTACCGCAGCGGCCACCTGGAGGTGATGCGGCGCCGTCGCGAGTGGTTCGAGCGGCATGTCCAGGCGCACATGGTGCTCTGGTGGGTTCCGGCCGGGCACCTGCCGGGCGTCGGCGAGGCACTGGAGCGCCTGGACGACCTGCGGGCGCACGGTCCGTCGCCCCGCGCCTTCACCTTCGCCTCCTCGTACACCGCAGCCGAGGCGGACCCGCACCTTGCGGCGGCGGACGAGGTGGCGGCGCTCTGA
- a CDS encoding helix-turn-helix transcriptional regulator: protein MIKTSSRLLRLVSLLSARPEWTCRELAERMEVTDRTVRRDIARLRDLGYGVESAPGPWGGYRLSPGSRMPPLVLDDEEALAVAVALREAALSGVLGTGQAALAALLKLRQSLPTRLSDQLSALDGALEHTPRSGEPQVDLLVLLELARACHNSVRTTLSYRDHAGRASVRAIDPYRLVHTGMRWYLVARDVTKGQWRTFRADRVVSMRATTEPADLTDPPDAAALVSHGIAHVVYPVYTTIRLPLSLDHALQKIPPTIGTHSPDGPEATTVRIGGNSTDCLTTYLLSLATPLTVLSPDEVRQALIRHAQALFTANH, encoded by the coding sequence GTGATCAAGACTTCCTCCCGTCTGCTGCGCTTGGTGTCGCTGTTGTCCGCGCGTCCCGAGTGGACCTGTCGTGAACTGGCCGAGCGCATGGAGGTCACCGACCGCACGGTCCGCCGGGACATCGCCCGGCTGAGGGACCTCGGCTACGGTGTCGAGTCCGCGCCCGGTCCCTGGGGCGGCTACCGGCTCAGTCCTGGCAGTCGGATGCCGCCGCTGGTTCTGGACGACGAGGAGGCCCTGGCCGTCGCTGTCGCCCTGCGCGAGGCCGCGCTCAGCGGAGTACTCGGTACGGGGCAGGCGGCCCTGGCCGCTCTGCTCAAACTCCGCCAGAGCCTGCCCACACGCCTGTCGGACCAGTTGAGCGCACTGGACGGTGCCCTCGAACACACTCCTCGCTCCGGCGAACCACAGGTGGACCTGCTCGTGCTGCTGGAACTCGCGCGAGCCTGCCACAACTCAGTGCGCACGACCCTGTCCTATCGGGATCACGCCGGCCGGGCTTCTGTGCGGGCCATCGACCCGTACCGGTTGGTCCATACCGGCATGCGCTGGTACCTGGTCGCCCGAGACGTCACCAAAGGACAATGGCGCACCTTCCGCGCCGACCGGGTGGTGAGCATGCGCGCCACCACCGAACCGGCCGACCTGACCGATCCGCCCGACGCTGCGGCACTTGTCTCCCACGGGATCGCACATGTCGTCTACCCGGTGTACACGACGATCCGCCTTCCGCTGTCCCTGGACCACGCCCTGCAAAAAATCCCGCCCACCATCGGCACCCACAGCCCCGACGGCCCCGAAGCCACCACGGTCCGGATCGGCGGCAACAGCACCGACTGCCTCACCACCTACCTCCTCAGCCTGGCCACACCCCTCACCGTGCTGTCCCCCGACGAGGTACGCCAAGCGCTCATCCGACACGCCCAGGCCCTCTTCACAGCCAATCACTGA
- a CDS encoding nucleotide disphospho-sugar-binding domain-containing protein — protein sequence MRILFTGPASAGHLFPMIPTAQALRAAGHDVLFAGSQPLHQLRQAGFPLVEIGDGRSVRDVFEESTDDEVRYVSPDLTPDQILDRAAHGFALVSRPTVGGLLQAAESWRADLLVYDSFQASAPLVAAKLKIPSVIQNFGVTSGLDMARRLAANFTEAYEAYGVDGPAESTALNIVPASLGGDPGGLRMRYVPYNGGGVVPLELLSRGDRPRVAVTLGTVLTEFDGVRAIVRLIEAAASVDAEFLLAVGDADLAPLGTLPDNVRPLPWVPLAELLTASDALVHHGGSGTLLTALQAGLPQLLLPQGADHFTNTDALTATGAALRATSDEADAALLTRLVSDPSLREAAARLRAENAALPSPAETVPTLEALAAA from the coding sequence GTGCGGATACTCTTCACCGGTCCGGCCTCGGCCGGGCACCTCTTTCCGATGATCCCGACGGCGCAGGCCTTACGCGCCGCCGGCCACGACGTGTTGTTCGCCGGCTCGCAGCCGCTGCACCAGTTGCGCCAGGCGGGCTTTCCGCTCGTCGAGATAGGCGACGGCCGCAGTGTCCGGGACGTGTTCGAGGAGTCCACGGACGACGAGGTGCGCTACGTCTCGCCTGACTTGACCCCAGACCAGATCCTGGACCGGGCTGCGCACGGCTTCGCGCTCGTCTCCCGTCCCACGGTGGGCGGTCTGCTCCAGGCCGCCGAGAGCTGGCGTGCCGACCTGCTGGTCTACGACTCCTTCCAGGCCTCCGCCCCGCTGGTCGCGGCCAAGCTCAAGATCCCGTCGGTGATCCAGAACTTCGGCGTCACCTCCGGCCTCGACATGGCCCGCCGGCTCGCGGCCAACTTCACCGAGGCGTACGAGGCGTACGGAGTGGACGGCCCCGCCGAGTCCACTGCGCTGAACATCGTCCCCGCCTCCCTCGGCGGCGATCCGGGCGGCCTGCGGATGCGCTACGTCCCATACAACGGGGGCGGCGTCGTCCCTCTGGAACTGCTCAGCCGCGGTGACCGCCCGCGCGTGGCCGTCACCCTGGGCACGGTGCTCACCGAGTTCGACGGCGTGCGTGCCATCGTCCGCCTGATCGAGGCGGCGGCGTCGGTGGACGCCGAGTTCCTGCTCGCGGTGGGTGATGCCGACCTCGCGCCGCTGGGTACTCTTCCGGACAACGTCCGCCCGCTGCCGTGGGTCCCGCTGGCCGAGCTGCTGACCGCCTCGGACGCACTGGTCCACCACGGCGGCTCGGGAACCCTGCTGACCGCCCTCCAGGCCGGCCTGCCGCAGCTCCTGCTCCCCCAGGGTGCCGACCACTTCACCAACACCGACGCCCTCACCGCGACCGGCGCCGCACTGCGGGCCACCTCCGACGAGGCGGATGCCGCCCTCCTCACCCGCCTCGTCTCCGACCCGTCCCTGCGCGAGGCCGCCGCACGCCTGCGCGCGGAGAACGCCGCCCTGCCGAGTCCGGCCGAAACGGTCCCCACCCTGGAGGCCCTGGCCGCCGCCTGA
- a CDS encoding cytochrome P450 family protein encodes MSEQPVLLPYADREFVADPFPLYGKLREDGPVRRVVVAGGLDAWLVTRYEEGLAALSDPRLSSDVRDASDPRLLAQLPATERESMMSNMLRSDPPDHTRLRRLVSKAFTARRVAQMRPRIQTLTDRLLDAVTPAGRADLVADLALPLPVAVIGELLGVPVDDQHDFQRWTDRMIARGAEPPDPAVVDEAWRHMRAYVTDLIRDKRAHPGDDLLSGLVTARDEEQRLSEDELIAMVFLLLAAGYITTVNLISGGIAILLAHPRQLDLLRSDPELLGSAVEEFLRYDGPVSPGIARFAREDVEIAGVTVPRGATVLIATAIADRDPARFPESDRLDITRQDNAHLAFGHGVHYCMGAPLARLEGQIAIGTALRRLPGLALAVEPDEIRWRGGGLRGPLSLPVTFRPGG; translated from the coding sequence ATGAGTGAACAGCCGGTCCTACTTCCCTACGCCGACCGGGAATTCGTAGCCGACCCCTTCCCGCTCTACGGGAAGCTGCGCGAGGACGGCCCCGTACGCCGCGTCGTCGTCGCGGGCGGCCTCGACGCCTGGCTCGTCACCCGCTACGAGGAAGGGCTCGCGGCCCTGTCCGACCCGCGCCTCAGCAGCGACGTACGCGACGCGTCGGACCCCCGGCTCCTGGCCCAGCTGCCCGCGACCGAGCGGGAGTCGATGATGAGCAACATGCTCCGCAGCGACCCGCCCGACCACACCCGCCTGCGCCGCCTGGTCTCCAAGGCGTTCACCGCCCGCAGGGTCGCGCAGATGCGGCCCCGGATCCAGACCCTCACCGACCGCCTGCTCGACGCGGTCACGCCGGCCGGCCGCGCCGACCTCGTCGCGGACCTCGCACTGCCGCTCCCCGTCGCCGTCATCGGCGAACTGCTGGGGGTGCCGGTGGACGACCAGCACGACTTCCAGCGCTGGACCGACCGAATGATCGCGCGGGGTGCGGAGCCGCCCGACCCCGCCGTCGTGGACGAGGCATGGCGGCACATGCGCGCCTACGTCACCGACCTCATCCGGGACAAACGGGCCCACCCCGGCGACGACCTGCTGAGCGGCCTGGTCACCGCCCGGGACGAGGAACAGCGGCTGAGCGAGGACGAGCTCATCGCCATGGTGTTCCTGCTGCTGGCCGCCGGCTACATCACCACCGTCAACCTGATCAGCGGCGGCATCGCGATACTGCTCGCCCACCCCCGCCAGCTGGACCTCCTGCGCTCCGACCCCGAACTCCTGGGAAGCGCCGTGGAGGAGTTCCTCCGCTACGACGGCCCCGTGAGCCCCGGCATCGCCCGCTTCGCCCGCGAGGACGTCGAGATCGCGGGCGTGACCGTCCCGCGCGGCGCGACCGTCCTGATCGCCACGGCCATCGCCGACCGCGACCCGGCACGCTTCCCGGAATCCGACCGGCTCGACATCACCCGGCAGGACAACGCCCACCTCGCGTTCGGCCACGGCGTCCACTACTGCATGGGCGCCCCATTGGCCCGGCTGGAGGGGCAGATCGCGATCGGCACCGCGCTGCGCCGGCTCCCCGGCCTCGCCCTCGCCGTGGAGCCCGACGAGATCCGCTGGCGTGGCGGCGGACTGCGCGGCCCCCTGAGCCTCCCGGTGACCTTCCGCCCGGGCGGTTGA